A window of the Streptomyces albireticuli genome harbors these coding sequences:
- a CDS encoding suppressor of fused domain protein, with protein sequence MSDVLALVEARLRTALGEPDARAAVTFLGTDRVEVLRFLDGDVVRYATLGMSAQPMADPTAVVADPLRGPRAELVLSVRAGRADTDKVLRPLAVLAASPQVEGLVVAPGASLDTGEPLWPGAPFTSVLVAESGGLVPDLELDEPMDPVRFLPLLPMTPNEAAWKRVQGAAALEERWLRHGTDLRDPLRPGVPLG encoded by the coding sequence ATGTCAGACGTTCTCGCTCTTGTCGAGGCCCGGTTGCGGACAGCCCTGGGCGAACCGGACGCGCGCGCCGCGGTCACCTTCCTCGGGACGGACCGCGTGGAGGTCCTCCGCTTCCTCGACGGAGACGTCGTGCGCTACGCCACCCTCGGTATGTCGGCCCAGCCCATGGCCGACCCCACGGCCGTCGTCGCCGACCCCCTCCGCGGCCCCCGGGCCGAACTCGTCCTCAGCGTCCGGGCCGGCCGCGCCGACACCGACAAGGTGCTCCGCCCGCTCGCCGTGCTCGCCGCCTCCCCCCAGGTGGAGGGGCTCGTCGTGGCGCCCGGCGCGTCGCTGGACACCGGCGAGCCGCTGTGGCCCGGCGCGCCCTTCACCTCCGTCCTCGTCGCGGAGTCCGGCGGCCTGGTGCCGGACCTCGAACTGGACGAGCCGATGGACCCCGTCCGCTTCCTTCCGCTGCTGCCGATGACGCCGAACGAGGCGGCCTGGAAACGGGTCCAGGGCGCGGCGGCGCTGGAGGAGCGGTGGCTGCGGCACGGCACCGATCTCCGCGATCCGCTGAGGCCAGGGGTGCCCCTGGGATGA
- the corA gene encoding magnesium/cobalt transporter CorA yields the protein MSMIRDLRAAVRPALRRSATPYPYDPTRDRSNSSAVVDCAVYRDGKRVNDQVGPAEAMRRVRAEGGFAWIGLHEPTEREFSGIAKEFGLHPLAVEDAVHAHQRPKLERYDDTLFTVFKTIHYVEHAELTATSEVVETGEVMCFTGPDFVITVRHGGQGSLRALRHRLQDDPELLAKGPSAVLHAIADQVVDGYIAVADAVQDDIDEVEIDVFSAPSRGSSRGGDAGRIYQLKREVLEFKRAVTPLIRPMQLLSERPMRLVDPDIQKYFRDVADHLARVHEQVVSFDDLLNSILQANLAQASVAQNEDMRKITSWAAIFAVPTMIAGIYGMNFDYMPELKWKYGYPAVMIVTVGICVAIHRGFKRNGWL from the coding sequence ATGTCGATGATCCGTGACCTGCGCGCCGCCGTCCGCCCCGCCCTGCGGCGGAGCGCCACCCCTTACCCGTACGACCCCACCCGCGACCGCTCGAACAGCAGCGCGGTGGTGGACTGCGCGGTCTACCGCGACGGGAAGCGGGTCAACGACCAGGTGGGGCCGGCCGAGGCGATGCGCCGGGTGCGGGCCGAGGGCGGCTTCGCGTGGATCGGGCTGCACGAGCCGACGGAGCGTGAGTTCTCCGGCATCGCCAAGGAGTTCGGGCTGCACCCGCTCGCCGTGGAGGACGCCGTCCACGCCCACCAGCGGCCCAAGCTGGAGCGTTACGACGACACGCTGTTCACCGTCTTCAAGACCATCCACTACGTGGAGCACGCCGAACTCACCGCCACCAGCGAGGTGGTGGAGACCGGCGAGGTGATGTGCTTCACCGGACCGGACTTCGTCATCACCGTCCGGCACGGCGGCCAGGGCTCGCTGCGCGCGCTGCGCCACCGCCTCCAGGACGACCCGGAGCTGCTGGCCAAGGGCCCCTCGGCGGTGCTGCACGCGATCGCCGACCAGGTCGTCGACGGCTACATCGCGGTCGCCGACGCCGTGCAGGACGACATCGACGAGGTGGAGATCGATGTCTTCTCGGCGCCCAGCAGGGGCTCCTCGCGCGGGGGCGACGCGGGCCGGATCTACCAGCTCAAGCGGGAGGTGCTGGAGTTCAAGCGGGCGGTGACGCCGCTGATCCGGCCGATGCAGCTGCTGAGCGAGCGGCCGATGCGGCTGGTGGACCCGGACATCCAGAAGTACTTCCGCGACGTCGCCGACCACCTCGCGCGCGTCCACGAGCAGGTGGTCTCCTTCGACGACCTGCTCAACTCCATCCTCCAGGCCAACCTCGCGCAGGCGTCGGTCGCCCAGAACGAGGACATGCGCAAGATCACCTCATGGGCGGCCATCTTCGCGGTGCCGACGATGATCGCCGGGATCTACGGCATGAACTTCGACTACATGCCGGAGCTCAAGTGGAAGTACGGCTACCCGGCGGTCATGATCGTCACGGTCGGGATCTGTGTGGCGATCCACCGCGGCTTCAAGCGGAACGGCTGGCTCTGA
- a CDS encoding DMT family transporter translates to MTTARSPRDTRPQSPAPVSPAPAAEGITARPGVRTDLVLLGIAIAGVSLSAPLIASIAAPALAIAFWRNAMAIGALTPLVLLRHRAGLRGMGRRALLLSAGAGALLALHFALWLPSLRMTSVASSTALVTTTPIWTTLLLRLRGHRPPALVWAGTGLAVLGVVILTGVDLSVSPRALAGDGLALAAGMAAAGYVLLGAEVRRTVGTVAYTYVCYLTTTVLLLAACLFAGTPLGGYSGATWWKLAVLTVTAQLLGHGLFNRVVKGLGPSVTSTAILLETPGAALIAALWLGQMPAAAAYPALVVILAGLALVIMADRPRKRIRASRSA, encoded by the coding sequence GTGACCACCGCCCGTAGTCCCCGAGACACCCGGCCGCAGAGCCCCGCCCCCGTGTCCCCGGCGCCCGCCGCCGAGGGGATCACCGCCCGGCCCGGGGTCCGGACGGATCTCGTGCTGCTCGGGATCGCGATCGCCGGTGTGTCGCTGTCCGCCCCGCTCATCGCGTCCATAGCCGCCCCGGCCCTCGCCATAGCCTTCTGGCGCAACGCCATGGCGATCGGCGCGCTCACCCCGCTGGTCCTGCTGCGGCACCGCGCCGGGCTGCGCGGCATGGGCCGCCGGGCCCTGCTGCTCTCCGCCGGCGCGGGCGCGCTGCTCGCCCTGCACTTCGCGCTGTGGCTGCCGAGCCTGCGCATGACCTCGGTCGCCTCCTCCACCGCGCTGGTGACCACCACCCCGATCTGGACGACGCTGCTGCTGCGGCTGCGCGGCCACCGCCCGCCCGCGCTGGTCTGGGCGGGCACCGGGCTCGCCGTCCTCGGTGTCGTGATCCTCACCGGCGTCGACCTCTCGGTGTCGCCGCGCGCCCTCGCCGGGGACGGGCTCGCCCTCGCGGCGGGCATGGCGGCGGCCGGTTACGTCCTGCTGGGCGCGGAGGTACGCCGGACCGTGGGCACCGTCGCGTACACCTACGTCTGCTACCTCACGACGACCGTCCTGCTGCTCGCGGCCTGCCTGTTCGCCGGGACGCCCCTCGGCGGGTACAGCGGCGCGACGTGGTGGAAGCTGGCGGTGCTGACGGTCACGGCGCAGCTGCTCGGCCACGGGCTGTTCAACCGGGTGGTGAAGGGCCTCGGCCCGTCCGTCACCTCGACGGCGATCCTGCTGGAGACGCCCGGTGCCGCCCTCATCGCGGCGCTGTGGCTGGGCCAGATGCCGGCGGCGGCCGCCTATCCGGCGCTCGTGGTCATCCTGGCCGGCCTGGCCCTGGTGATCATGGCCGACCGGCCGCGGAAGCGGATCAGAGCCAGCCGTTCCGCTTGA
- a CDS encoding magnesium transporter MgtE N-terminal domain-containing protein, whose protein sequence is MAAGAHRVFVSHLSGVAVFDPNGDQVGRVQDVVAMLRVGGRPPRVLGLVVEVVSRRRIFLPMTRVTGVESGQVITTGVINMRRFEQRATETLVLGELLDRRVRLVEGGEEVTVLDVSIMQLPARRDWEIDKVFVRRGKGGALRRKGETLTVEWSAVTGFSVDEHGQGAESLLATFERLRPADLASVLHHLTPKRRAEVAAALDDDRLADVLEELPEDDQIEILGKLKEERAADVLEAMDPDDAADLLSELPEDDKERLLTLMQPDDAADVRRLLAYEDRTAGGLMTTEPIVLRPDATVADALARVRNPDLSPALAAQVYVCRPPDETPTGKYLGTVHFQRLLRDPPFTLVGRLTDTDLRPLPPHAPLPAVTSYLATYNMVAAPVVDESGSLLGAVTVDDVLDHLLPDDWRETELHHGAPGMSELPEATDGR, encoded by the coding sequence ATGGCAGCAGGCGCCCACCGGGTGTTCGTCTCCCACCTCTCCGGCGTGGCCGTCTTCGACCCCAACGGGGACCAGGTGGGCCGGGTGCAGGACGTCGTCGCGATGCTGCGCGTCGGCGGGCGCCCGCCCCGCGTCCTCGGCCTGGTCGTGGAGGTGGTCAGCCGCCGCCGGATCTTCCTGCCCATGACCCGGGTGACGGGCGTGGAGTCCGGCCAGGTGATCACCACCGGCGTGATCAACATGCGGCGCTTCGAGCAGCGGGCCACCGAGACCCTGGTCCTCGGCGAGCTGCTCGACCGACGCGTACGTCTGGTCGAGGGGGGCGAGGAGGTCACCGTCCTCGATGTATCGATCATGCAGCTGCCGGCCCGCCGCGACTGGGAGATCGACAAGGTCTTCGTCCGGCGCGGCAAGGGCGGGGCGCTCCGCCGTAAGGGTGAGACCCTCACCGTCGAGTGGTCCGCGGTCACCGGCTTCTCGGTCGACGAGCACGGGCAGGGCGCGGAGAGCCTGCTGGCGACCTTCGAGCGGCTGCGCCCGGCCGACCTCGCGAGCGTCCTGCACCACCTGACGCCCAAGCGGCGCGCCGAGGTGGCCGCCGCCCTGGACGACGACCGGCTGGCGGACGTCCTGGAGGAGCTGCCGGAGGACGACCAGATCGAGATCCTCGGCAAGCTCAAGGAGGAGCGCGCCGCCGACGTCCTGGAGGCGATGGACCCGGACGACGCGGCCGACCTGCTGTCGGAGCTGCCGGAGGACGACAAGGAGCGGCTGCTCACCCTGATGCAGCCGGACGACGCCGCCGACGTGCGCCGGCTGCTGGCGTACGAGGACCGGACGGCGGGCGGCCTGATGACCACCGAGCCGATCGTGCTGCGGCCGGACGCCACGGTCGCCGACGCCCTCGCCCGGGTGCGCAACCCCGACCTCTCCCCCGCGCTCGCCGCGCAGGTGTACGTCTGCCGGCCGCCGGACGAGACGCCGACGGGCAAGTACCTGGGCACGGTGCACTTCCAGCGGCTGCTGCGCGACCCGCCGTTCACGCTGGTCGGACGGCTGACCGACACCGATCTGCGGCCGCTGCCGCCGCACGCCCCGCTGCCGGCCGTCACCAGCTACCTGGCCACGTACAACATGGTGGCCGCGCCCGTGGTGGACGAGAGCGGCTCGCTGCTGGGCGCCGTGACCGTCGACGACGTCCTGGACCACCTGCTGCCCGACGACTGGCGGGAGACCGAGCTGCACCACGGTGCGCCGGGGATGAGCGAACTGCCGGAGGCCACCGATGGGCGCTGA
- a CDS encoding DUF1003 domain-containing protein, with amino-acid sequence MGADRREDRDRQVQPVRVRLDLPKLKRRSWLPTYDPEAFGHASERIARFLGTGRFIVWMTVVIILWVVWNTTAPGHLRFDTYPFIFLTLMLSLQASYAAPLILLAQNRQDDRDRVNLEQDRRQNERSIADTEYLTREVAALRMGLGEVATRDWIRSEVQDLVKELEQRRLFPVESEERDR; translated from the coding sequence ATGGGCGCTGACCGCCGTGAGGACCGGGACCGGCAGGTCCAGCCCGTCCGGGTGCGGCTGGACCTGCCGAAGCTGAAGCGGCGCAGCTGGCTGCCGACGTACGACCCGGAGGCGTTCGGGCACGCGTCGGAGCGGATCGCGCGGTTCCTGGGCACCGGCCGGTTCATCGTGTGGATGACGGTCGTCATCATCCTGTGGGTGGTGTGGAACACCACGGCCCCCGGGCACCTGCGGTTCGACACCTATCCGTTCATCTTCCTCACCCTGATGCTCTCGCTCCAGGCCTCCTACGCGGCGCCGCTGATCCTGCTCGCGCAGAACCGGCAGGACGACCGGGACCGGGTCAACCTGGAGCAGGACCGGCGGCAGAACGAGCGGTCCATCGCGGACACGGAGTACCTGACGCGGGAGGTGGCGGCGTTGCGCATGGGGCTGGGCGAGGTCGCGACCAGGGACTGGATCCGCTCGGAGGTCCAGGACCTGGTCAAGGAGCTGGAACAGCGTCGCCTATTCCCGGTGGAGAGTGAGGAACGCGACCGCTGA